A genomic stretch from Mycobacterium paraterrae includes:
- a CDS encoding ABC transporter ATP-binding protein, whose translation MTTAAAPAAIRPRDFRGSTIRLVKLLAPQRHTAVAVMALSILGTVVGVVVPRILGHATDLLFNGVIGRRLPAGMTKDQAVAAARAHGDNAFADLLSGMHVVPGHGVDFGAVARTLTLALGMYVIAAVMIYAQARLLNVTVRRSLQALRSDIEDKLHRLPLSYFDTRRRGEILSRVTNDVDNLQTSLSMTITQLLSAVLTVATVLVMMLSISPLLTGIALLTVPLSIAATRAIARRSQRLFVAQWTNTGRLNAHIEESYSGFTLVRTYGQRAKIEDEFRRLNDDLYQASFGAQLISGMVAPATTFIGNLSYVAVAVVGGIKVATGQISVGNIQAFIQYVRQFNAPLNQVASMYNTLQSGVASAERVFELLDELEEPADSPGSLPDGARGGVQFEHVSFGYRPGSTVIDDLSFTAEPGSTVAIVGPTGVGKTTLVNLLMRFYDVDSGRILVDGIDITLVSRQSLRSRIGMVLQDAWLFSGTIAQNIAYGRPDAQDEEIIAAAKAAYVDRFVHSLPHGYDTQVNDGGSNISAGERQLITIARAFLARPQLLVLDEATSSVDTRTELLIAKATRELRRDRTSFIVAHRLSTIRDADVILVMESGKIVEQGNHDELFARRGAYYRMTQA comes from the coding sequence ATGACGACGGCTGCCGCTCCCGCGGCCATTCGCCCGCGGGATTTCCGCGGATCGACGATCCGGCTGGTGAAGTTGCTTGCGCCGCAACGCCACACGGCCGTCGCGGTGATGGCGTTGAGCATCCTGGGCACCGTGGTCGGCGTCGTCGTTCCGCGTATTCTCGGCCACGCCACCGATCTGTTGTTCAACGGCGTGATCGGCCGCCGGCTGCCAGCGGGCATGACGAAGGATCAGGCTGTCGCCGCGGCGCGGGCCCACGGCGACAACGCCTTCGCCGATCTGTTGTCCGGCATGCATGTGGTGCCCGGGCATGGCGTCGACTTCGGCGCAGTCGCCCGTACGCTCACGCTGGCGCTCGGCATGTATGTGATTGCCGCCGTGATGATCTACGCGCAGGCACGGCTGCTGAACGTGACGGTGCGACGGTCGCTGCAGGCGCTGCGCTCCGACATCGAAGACAAGCTGCACCGGCTGCCGCTGTCCTACTTCGACACCCGGCGACGGGGTGAAATCCTCAGCCGCGTCACCAACGACGTCGACAACCTGCAGACGTCGTTGTCGATGACGATCACCCAACTGCTTAGCGCGGTGCTGACCGTCGCGACCGTGCTGGTGATGATGCTGAGCATCTCGCCCCTGCTGACCGGTATCGCGCTGCTGACCGTGCCGCTGTCGATCGCTGCGACGAGGGCGATCGCGCGGCGCTCGCAGCGGCTGTTCGTCGCGCAATGGACCAACACCGGACGGCTCAATGCACACATCGAGGAGAGTTACAGCGGCTTCACCCTGGTCCGGACCTACGGCCAGCGGGCCAAGATCGAAGACGAATTCCGCCGCCTCAACGACGACCTCTACCAGGCGAGCTTCGGTGCTCAGCTGATTTCGGGGATGGTGGCGCCGGCGACGACGTTCATCGGCAACCTGAGCTACGTCGCCGTCGCAGTGGTCGGCGGCATCAAAGTCGCCACCGGACAGATCAGCGTCGGCAACATCCAGGCCTTCATCCAATACGTGCGCCAGTTCAACGCACCGCTGAACCAGGTCGCGTCGATGTACAACACGCTGCAGTCCGGGGTGGCCAGCGCCGAGCGGGTCTTCGAGTTGCTCGACGAGCTCGAGGAGCCCGCCGACAGTCCCGGCTCGCTACCCGACGGAGCCCGGGGCGGAGTGCAATTCGAGCACGTCAGCTTCGGCTATCGGCCGGGCAGCACGGTGATCGACGACCTGTCGTTCACCGCCGAACCCGGCAGCACCGTCGCGATCGTCGGGCCGACCGGGGTGGGCAAGACGACGCTGGTGAACCTGCTGATGCGGTTCTACGACGTCGACTCCGGCCGGATTCTGGTCGACGGCATCGACATCACCTTGGTGAGCCGCCAGTCGCTGCGCTCGCGCATCGGCATGGTGCTGCAGGATGCCTGGCTGTTCAGCGGGACCATCGCGCAGAACATCGCCTACGGGCGGCCCGACGCCCAAGACGAGGAGATAATCGCGGCGGCAAAGGCGGCATACGTCGACCGGTTCGTGCATTCGCTGCCGCACGGCTACGACACCCAGGTCAACGACGGCGGAAGCAACATCAGCGCCGGCGAGCGACAGCTGATCACCATTGCACGGGCATTCCTTGCCCGACCGCAGCTGCTGGTCCTCGACGAGGCAACCAGTTCGGTGGACACCCGCACCGAGTTGCTGATCGCCAAGGCCACCCGTGAGCTGCGCCGAGACCGTACCAGTTTCATTGTCGCCCATCGTCTGTCGACGATCCGAGACGCCGACGTGATCCTGGTGATGGAGTCAGGGAAGATCGTCGAACAGGGCAACCACGACGAGCTGTTCGCCCGCCGTGGCGCCTACTACCGGATGACGCAGGCCTAG
- a CDS encoding adenylate/guanylate cyclase domain-containing protein, with amino-acid sequence MDDAEIEELLDGLDGSAREERAELLEWLSGQGITADEVRSNPVPMLAASRRLVGNDGQYVSTREISEAHGIDLELLQRVQRAIGLVRVDDPDAAVHLRADGAAAAHAKEFLDLGIEADQVVQVVRILAEGLSHAAEVMRYTALSAILQPGATELEIAQASQELVSRLTPLLGPMIEDMLFMHLRHMMETEAVNASERAAGAPLPGARHIVVAFADLVGFTRLGEEVPAEELSALANRLADLARDVATPPVRFVKTIGDEVMFVCTEPAPLLDALIKLVEITDSDNDFPRLRAGIASGAAVSRAGDWFGSPVNTASRVTAAARPGTVLAAESVHDELGDEAGFTWSFAGARRLKGIKGEVKLFRARRGES; translated from the coding sequence GTGGACGACGCGGAGATCGAGGAACTGCTCGACGGACTGGACGGCAGTGCCCGCGAGGAGCGCGCCGAGTTGCTCGAATGGCTCTCTGGCCAGGGCATCACCGCGGACGAGGTCCGGTCCAATCCGGTGCCGATGCTTGCCGCGTCGCGACGGCTGGTCGGCAACGACGGCCAATACGTGTCGACGCGGGAGATCAGCGAAGCGCATGGCATCGACCTCGAGCTGTTGCAGCGTGTGCAACGCGCGATCGGTCTGGTGCGGGTCGACGATCCGGATGCGGCCGTGCATCTGCGCGCCGACGGTGCCGCGGCGGCGCACGCCAAGGAGTTCCTCGATCTCGGCATCGAGGCGGACCAGGTCGTGCAGGTCGTTCGGATTCTCGCCGAGGGGCTCTCGCACGCGGCCGAGGTGATGCGCTACACCGCGCTGTCAGCCATCTTGCAGCCGGGCGCGACCGAACTAGAAATCGCGCAGGCATCGCAGGAGCTGGTCAGCCGTCTCACCCCGCTGCTCGGTCCGATGATCGAGGACATGCTGTTCATGCATCTGCGGCACATGATGGAGACCGAAGCCGTCAACGCCAGCGAGCGGGCAGCTGGTGCGCCACTACCGGGCGCCCGGCACATCGTCGTCGCGTTCGCCGACCTGGTCGGCTTCACCCGCCTCGGTGAGGAGGTGCCCGCCGAGGAGCTCAGCGCACTGGCCAACCGGCTGGCCGATCTGGCTCGCGACGTGGCGACCCCGCCGGTGCGGTTCGTCAAGACGATCGGCGATGAGGTGATGTTCGTCTGCACCGAGCCGGCACCGCTATTGGATGCGCTCATCAAGCTCGTGGAGATCACCGACAGCGACAACGACTTTCCCCGGTTGCGGGCCGGTATCGCGTCCGGCGCGGCAGTGAGCCGGGCCGGCGACTGGTTCGGCAGCCCCGTCAACACCGCGAGCCGGGTGACCGCCGCGGCGCGGCCCGGCACGGTGCTGGCCGCCGAGTCGGTGCACGACGAACTCGGCGATGAGGCGGGTTTCACCTGGTCGTTCGCCGGCGCGCGACGCCTCAAAGGCATCAAAGGCGAGGTGAAGCTGTTCCGCGCCCGCCGCGGCGAGAGCTGA
- a CDS encoding DNA-deoxyinosine glycosylase — protein MTTALLQGFPPVVDDTAEVLILGSFPSVLSLASGQYYGNPRNAFWPITGELFGFDPAAPYESRLAALQSARVALWDVLKRCRRTGSADAKIEPNSVEANDFGHLFDDHPSITRVCFNGSAAQKLYARLVDTDASVEYLLLPSSSPARAMPAGRKLDAWRIIASS, from the coding sequence ATGACCACTGCGCTACTGCAGGGATTCCCACCCGTCGTCGACGACACCGCCGAGGTGTTGATCCTGGGTTCGTTCCCGAGCGTCCTCTCGCTGGCCAGCGGCCAGTACTATGGCAACCCGCGCAACGCGTTCTGGCCGATCACCGGTGAGCTGTTCGGTTTCGACCCGGCCGCACCCTACGAATCACGGTTGGCCGCATTGCAATCGGCGAGGGTGGCACTATGGGATGTGCTGAAGCGGTGCCGTCGCACGGGCAGCGCCGACGCGAAGATCGAGCCGAACAGTGTGGAGGCCAACGACTTTGGGCATCTGTTCGATGACCACCCGTCGATCACTCGGGTGTGCTTCAACGGCAGTGCCGCGCAAAAGCTCTACGCGCGACTAGTCGACACCGACGCTAGCGTCGAGTACCTGCTGCTGCCGTCGAGCAGTCCGGCGCGGGCCATGCCCGCGGGTCGAAAGCTGGACGCCTGGCGGATTATCGCGTCGTCATGA